The following coding sequences are from one Epilithonimonas vandammei window:
- the tpiA gene encoding triose-phosphate isomerase has product MRKNIVAGNWKMNKTYAEAQELMAQLLEYKKNNTTNCEVYIAPPALYLTAAKEVFKNGEVGVFAQDVSEYPSGAYTGEISVDMLASVDADGSLVSHSERRTFHGETDSHANRKVKALLDKGLIPIYCNGEKLEERKAGRHFEVVKNQTETALFTLSAEEIKKVVIAYEPVWAIGTGETATAEQAQEVHAYIRSLIADKYGKEVADEVSILYGGSVKPDNAKEIFSQPDVDGGLIGGAALKIEDFSKIIEGFNS; this is encoded by the coding sequence ATGAGAAAGAACATTGTTGCAGGAAACTGGAAAATGAATAAAACTTATGCTGAAGCTCAGGAACTGATGGCTCAGCTTTTAGAATACAAAAAAAATAACACGACAAACTGTGAGGTTTATATCGCTCCGCCAGCTTTATATCTTACCGCTGCCAAAGAAGTTTTCAAAAATGGGGAAGTCGGTGTTTTTGCGCAGGACGTTTCCGAATATCCAAGTGGCGCTTACACAGGCGAGATTTCTGTAGATATGCTGGCTTCTGTTGATGCAGACGGAAGTTTGGTTTCACATTCCGAGAGAAGAACTTTCCACGGAGAAACCGACAGCCACGCCAATAGAAAAGTAAAAGCACTTCTGGACAAAGGTTTGATACCAATCTATTGCAACGGCGAAAAATTAGAAGAAAGAAAAGCAGGAAGACATTTTGAGGTGGTTAAAAACCAGACAGAAACGGCGCTTTTCACTTTATCTGCAGAGGAAATCAAAAAAGTAGTCATTGCTTACGAACCTGTTTGGGCTATCGGAACTGGCGAAACGGCGACTGCTGAGCAAGCACAGGAAGTTCACGCATACATCAGAAGCCTGATTGCTGACAAATACGGTAAAGAAGTGGCTGACGAAGTTTCTATCCTTTACGGAGGAAGTGTGAAGCCAGACAACGCGAAAGAAATCTTTTCTCAGCCAGACGTTGATGGTGGTTTGATTGGCGGTGCAGCACTAAAAATTGAAGATTTTTCCAAGATTATTGAAGGATTCAATTCCTAA
- the mce gene encoding methylmalonyl-CoA epimerase, whose protein sequence is MKIEHLGIAVKSLSDSDNLFARLLGKSNYKQESVEREGVTTSFYKAGESKIELLEARNPESPITKFLDKKGEGIHHIAFGVENIQTEIERLKKEGFIFISEEPKEGADNKLVVFLHPKSTNGVLVELCQEKP, encoded by the coding sequence ATGAAAATAGAACATCTCGGCATCGCAGTAAAATCTCTATCAGATTCAGACAATCTGTTTGCAAGACTTTTAGGTAAATCAAATTATAAACAAGAATCTGTAGAAAGAGAAGGCGTAACCACATCTTTTTACAAAGCAGGAGAGAGCAAGATAGAACTTTTGGAAGCTAGAAACCCCGAAAGTCCGATTACCAAATTCCTGGATAAAAAAGGAGAAGGAATCCATCACATCGCATTTGGCGTAGAAAATATCCAAACAGAAATTGAAAGATTAAAAAAAGAAGGATTTATTTTCATCTCAGAAGAACCGAAAGAAGGTGCTGATAATAAATTAGTTGTCTTCCTGCACCCGAAATCTACCAATGGTGTGCTAGTAGAATTGTGTCAAGAAAAACCGTAA
- the rpsF gene encoding 30S ribosomal protein S6, translated as MNNYETVFILTPVLSDAQVEEAVKKFEDLLTSNNCEIVAKENWGLKKLAYPIQLKKNGFYTLIEFKGEGTVVADLETAFKRDERVIRYLTTKLDKHALDYAVTRRSKLKSAKA; from the coding sequence ATGAACAATTACGAAACTGTTTTCATTTTAACTCCCGTTCTATCTGATGCTCAGGTGGAGGAAGCAGTGAAAAAATTTGAAGATCTATTGACTTCAAACAATTGCGAAATCGTTGCCAAAGAAAATTGGGGACTTAAAAAATTGGCTTATCCTATCCAATTGAAAAAGAATGGGTTTTATACTCTAATCGAATTCAAAGGAGAAGGAACTGTAGTTGCAGACCTAGAAACTGCTTTCAAACGTGATGAGAGAGTAATCCGTTACCTAACGACTAAACTTGACAAGCACGCTCTAGATTATGCAGTAACAAGAAGAAGCAAACTAAAATCTGCGAAAGCTTAA
- the folP gene encoding dihydropteroate synthase: protein MGILNLTPDSFSDGGKYNNEKSALHQAENLLKNGATIIDIGAQSTRPNAEYLKADEEVRRIGNVISLIKKEFPESLISLDTFYSDVVKFGYDEGIDIVNDISAGQFDSELLNTVAKTGLPYILMHINATYKSMHKKNRFDDVILSINRFFSEKVNLLKQKGIKDIILDPGFGFGKTVEDQYKMIDDFEYIGFGKFPILAGISKKSFIYKPLGKQPNEVEKETLNLHEKLLQKGANIIRLHNPETLKSSL from the coding sequence ATGGGAATCTTGAATCTGACTCCGGATTCTTTTTCTGATGGAGGAAAATACAATAATGAAAAATCAGCCTTGCATCAAGCTGAAAATTTATTAAAAAACGGGGCAACAATTATTGACATTGGCGCACAATCAACCCGTCCAAATGCTGAATATTTGAAAGCTGATGAAGAAGTCAGAAGAATAGGAAATGTGATTTCATTAATCAAAAAAGAATTTCCGGAAAGTTTGATTTCTCTGGATACATTTTATTCAGATGTTGTAAAGTTTGGTTATGATGAAGGAATTGATATCGTGAATGATATTTCGGCAGGACAATTTGATTCTGAACTTTTGAACACCGTTGCAAAGACAGGTTTGCCTTATATATTGATGCACATCAATGCGACTTATAAATCGATGCACAAGAAGAATAGATTTGATGATGTCATTTTATCAATCAATCGATTCTTCTCAGAAAAGGTAAATCTTTTAAAGCAGAAAGGAATCAAAGATATTATTCTCGACCCTGGATTTGGCTTCGGAAAAACCGTTGAAGACCAATATAAAATGATTGATGATTTTGAGTATATCGGATTTGGAAAATTTCCGATTCTTGCTGGAATTTCAAAAAAATCTTTTATATACAAACCGCTCGGAAAACAACCAAATGAGGTTGAAAAAGAAACATTAAACTTACATGAAAAGTTGTTACAAAAAGGAGCAAATATCATAAGACTTCACAATCCTGAAACTTTGAAATCATCACTATGA
- the rpsR gene encoding 30S ribosomal protein S18: MAIDDMAKQASAGGESEVKFLTPLDINTKSEKKYCRFKKFGIKHVDYKDADFLLQFVNEQGKILPRRYTGTSLKYQRKVSAAIKRARHLALMPYVADLLK; this comes from the coding sequence ATGGCAATAGACGATATGGCAAAACAAGCCTCTGCCGGGGGCGAATCGGAAGTAAAATTTCTTACTCCACTTGACATCAACACTAAATCTGAAAAGAAATACTGTAGATTTAAAAAATTTGGAATCAAGCATGTAGATTATAAAGATGCTGATTTCCTTTTACAATTTGTAAACGAACAAGGTAAAATCTTACCAAGAAGATATACAGGAACTTCTCTTAAATACCAAAGAAAAGTATCTGCTGCTATCAAAAGAGCAAGACATTTAGCTCTTATGCCTTATGTAGCGGATCTTTTGAAATAA
- a CDS encoding IS982 family transposase encodes MILKDQITTIFVQIDDFCKEFDLQIKNLKLNAAGDNKKRRNRSCLMSDSEIITIMIGFHLGAHKTFKHYYKEIVCGYWKDLFPKSLSYNRFVELQQRSFVVFALFLREKGLGKCTGISFMDSTTLKVCRNQRIHNHKVFKGLAERGKSSMGWFYGFKLHLLCNEKGELLSFYLTKGNVDDRNPKHIKKMTKQLFGKVFADKGYLSKALWEMLFADGIQLFTKLRKNMKNHIMKMEDKILLRKRAIIETINDELKNHCQVEHTRHRSVNNFMINILGGLTAYCFFPKKPSLNLKKVNDGQLFLNFA; translated from the coding sequence ATGATTTTGAAAGACCAAATTACAACTATTTTTGTACAGATTGATGATTTTTGTAAAGAATTTGATTTGCAAATCAAAAATTTGAAATTAAATGCGGCTGGAGATAATAAGAAAAGAAGAAATCGATCTTGTTTAATGTCCGATTCTGAAATTATTACTATTATGATAGGCTTTCATTTAGGAGCACACAAAACTTTCAAGCATTACTATAAAGAAATTGTTTGCGGATATTGGAAAGATTTGTTCCCGAAAAGCCTTTCTTACAACAGGTTTGTGGAATTGCAGCAAAGAAGTTTTGTGGTCTTTGCATTATTTTTGAGAGAAAAAGGATTAGGAAAATGTACTGGAATTAGCTTTATGGATAGTACAACATTGAAAGTCTGCCGTAACCAAAGAATTCACAATCATAAGGTTTTCAAAGGTTTGGCAGAACGTGGAAAATCTTCGATGGGTTGGTTTTACGGGTTTAAACTGCATTTGCTTTGCAACGAAAAAGGGGAACTTTTATCCTTTTATTTAACGAAAGGAAATGTGGATGACAGAAATCCAAAACATATTAAGAAAATGACTAAACAACTTTTTGGAAAAGTATTTGCAGATAAAGGTTACCTTTCAAAAGCGCTTTGGGAGATGCTTTTTGCAGATGGAATACAGCTTTTCACTAAACTTAGAAAAAATATGAAAAATCATATTATGAAAATGGAAGATAAGATTTTACTCCGAAAAAGAGCCATAATTGAAACGATTAATGACGAACTAAAAAACCATTGTCAAGTGGAACACACCCGACACAGAAGCGTCAATAATTTTATGATCAATATTTTGGGAGGACTAACAGCCTATTGTTTCTTTCCAAAAAAACCGTCACTCAACTTGAAAAAAGTAAATGACGGTCAATTATTTTTGAACTTCGCTTAA
- a CDS encoding chloride channel protein, with protein MKKLFRYIRKILKNSFDNIRNEHLKQNLLQAIPFWIGSVITGLIAVLYAQLFAFGEHILNKILSWHLWMIFIVAPLGFVLSWWLVKKYAPFARGSGIPQVMAAVELANPKDNHHIQKLLSFRILFIKIISSFVLVTSGGAIGREGPTIQIAGSVFRKVYEYLPSWWPKISKKNMILTGAAAGLSAAFNTPLGGIVFAVEELSKTHINYFKTALFTAVIIAGLTAQTLAGSYLYLGYPKTQGVTLWIMFPIIFVSGIAGILSSQLSVAMLKISRLKKKLKTDFSNIIFLLICGLIVATIAYFINRDILGSGKDIIERVLFTDNKTEAWYVPVLRMLGPALAFTSGGAGGIFAPALSTGASIGSVFANLMNLSDNETNVLILAGMVAFLTGITRAPFTSAILVLEMTDRHSLIFHLMLAGMMSSIFSLLVSRHSLYEELKVNFLKEIRKN; from the coding sequence ATGAAGAAATTATTTCGATACATCAGAAAAATACTGAAGAATTCTTTTGACAACATCCGAAATGAGCATCTGAAACAGAATCTTTTGCAGGCTATTCCGTTTTGGATCGGTTCTGTAATTACGGGTTTGATCGCTGTTTTATATGCTCAGCTGTTTGCTTTTGGCGAACATATTCTAAATAAAATTTTAAGTTGGCATCTTTGGATGATTTTTATAGTTGCACCTCTGGGATTTGTACTTTCTTGGTGGCTCGTAAAAAAATATGCGCCATTTGCAAGGGGAAGTGGGATTCCGCAGGTGATGGCGGCTGTAGAACTTGCTAATCCAAAAGATAATCATCATATACAGAAGCTGTTAAGTTTTAGGATTCTATTCATAAAAATAATTTCCAGTTTCGTTTTGGTAACATCAGGTGGAGCCATTGGGCGTGAAGGGCCAACCATCCAGATTGCAGGTTCGGTTTTCCGAAAAGTCTATGAATATCTTCCAAGCTGGTGGCCGAAAATTTCTAAGAAAAATATGATACTAACAGGCGCTGCTGCTGGGCTTTCTGCAGCTTTCAATACACCATTGGGCGGAATTGTTTTTGCGGTTGAGGAATTATCCAAAACGCATATCAACTATTTTAAGACGGCCCTTTTTACAGCGGTCATCATTGCTGGACTTACGGCGCAAACGTTGGCGGGCTCTTATCTCTACTTAGGATATCCAAAAACACAAGGTGTGACTTTGTGGATTATGTTTCCGATTATTTTTGTGTCAGGAATTGCAGGTATTCTTAGCAGTCAGCTTTCTGTGGCGATGTTGAAGATTAGTCGGCTTAAGAAAAAACTGAAAACAGATTTTAGCAATATCATATTTTTATTGATTTGTGGACTTATTGTCGCGACGATCGCATATTTTATCAACAGGGATATTTTAGGTTCTGGAAAAGATATTATAGAAAGGGTGCTTTTTACTGATAATAAAACAGAAGCCTGGTATGTACCTGTTCTCAGAATGCTTGGTCCGGCGCTGGCTTTTACGTCTGGTGGCGCTGGAGGGATATTTGCTCCTGCGCTTTCCACAGGTGCTTCTATAGGAAGTGTTTTTGCTAATCTGATGAATCTGTCAGATAATGAAACGAATGTGCTGATTCTCGCAGGTATGGTGGCTTTTCTTACAGGAATCACGCGTGCGCCATTTACATCCGCGATATTAGTATTAGAAATGACAGACAGACATTCTCTTATTTTTCATTTGATGCTAGCAGGAATGATGTCTTCCATATTTTCTTTGCTAGTTAGCAGACATTCCTTATATGAAGAATTGAAAGTAAATTTCTTGAAGGAAATAAGAAAAAATTAA
- a CDS encoding DUF1599 domain-containing protein encodes MHNTSAQFDDVIKACRDLFQKKMKDYGTAWRVLRPSSITDQIYIKVSRIRTLQMTDVKMVDESEEDEFVAIINYSIIGLIQLEKGFSDELNANPEEIINLYDFYAQKAKELMERKNHDYGEAWRDMRISSITDLIYQKVLRTKQIEDNQGKTLVSEGLDANYFDMLNYAVFCLIKFKN; translated from the coding sequence ATGCACAATACTTCCGCCCAGTTTGACGACGTTATCAAGGCTTGTAGAGACCTTTTTCAAAAGAAAATGAAAGATTATGGAACCGCTTGGCGCGTTCTTCGCCCAAGTTCTATCACAGACCAGATCTACATCAAAGTCAGCAGAATCAGAACGTTGCAAATGACGGATGTGAAAATGGTGGATGAAAGTGAAGAAGATGAGTTTGTTGCAATTATCAATTACTCGATTATTGGATTGATTCAGCTGGAGAAAGGTTTTTCTGATGAACTGAATGCTAATCCTGAAGAAATAATCAATCTTTATGATTTTTACGCTCAAAAAGCAAAAGAGTTGATGGAACGCAAAAATCACGATTATGGCGAAGCGTGGAGAGATATGAGAATTTCGTCTATTACTGATTTGATTTATCAAAAGGTTTTAAGAACCAAGCAAATAGAGGATAATCAAGGAAAAACTTTGGTTTCGGAAGGTTTGGATGCCAACTATTTTGATATGTTGAATTATGCTGTTTTTTGTCTGATTAAATTTAAAAATTAA
- a CDS encoding ISAon1 family transposase yields MYGVNGKKFRRQYKKSLSDFKNWKQKPHAEDYILFSENCSENLSLDEVALSEGELYTVLTSKTARGRKGSIVAIIKGTKSENVIEKLMKIGRKLRHKVKEVTLDMAGSMKLISKISFPNAVQVIDRFHVQKLAIEAVQELRIKHRWEAIDLENETLKQAKDKKTKPEIEVFENKDTRKQLLARSRYFLYKSCEKWTQNQRLRAGILFREYPDLEVAYNLADGLRKIYKQNITKSVAMLKLAHWFKDVEESGFKSFTTLKNTITNHYNDILNYFEIRSTNASAESFNAKIKNFRLQLRGVKDKAFFLFRLSQIFA; encoded by the coding sequence ATGTACGGGGTAAATGGCAAAAAATTCCGAAGGCAATACAAAAAATCGTTAAGTGATTTTAAAAACTGGAAACAGAAACCCCATGCAGAAGATTACATTCTATTTTCCGAAAATTGTTCTGAAAATTTATCATTAGATGAAGTCGCTTTATCCGAAGGAGAACTTTACACCGTACTTACCTCCAAAACAGCAAGAGGTAGAAAAGGGAGTATTGTTGCCATTATTAAAGGAACAAAAAGCGAAAATGTAATTGAAAAACTTATGAAAATAGGTAGAAAATTAAGGCATAAAGTAAAAGAAGTGACTCTGGATATGGCAGGCTCTATGAAACTGATTTCTAAAATAAGTTTCCCAAATGCAGTGCAGGTTATTGACCGTTTCCATGTTCAGAAACTCGCTATTGAAGCCGTTCAAGAACTCAGAATAAAACACCGATGGGAAGCGATTGATTTAGAAAATGAAACCCTAAAACAAGCCAAAGACAAGAAAACAAAACCCGAAATCGAAGTTTTTGAAAACAAGGATACCCGAAAGCAACTCTTGGCAAGAAGCCGTTATTTTTTGTATAAAAGCTGTGAAAAATGGACACAAAACCAAAGACTCAGAGCAGGAATTTTATTCCGAGAATACCCCGATTTAGAAGTCGCCTACAATTTAGCGGACGGTTTAAGAAAAATCTACAAGCAAAATATTACAAAATCTGTTGCCATGCTCAAACTGGCTCATTGGTTTAAAGATGTTGAAGAATCAGGTTTTAAATCTTTTACAACACTTAAAAACACCATCACCAACCATTATAATGATATTCTCAATTATTTTGAAATAAGAAGTACCAACGCTTCCGCAGAATCTTTCAATGCTAAAATCAAAAACTTCAGACTTCAACTCAGAGGGGTCAAAGACAAAGCTTTTTTCCTTTTCAGATTATCCCAAATTTTTGCGTAG
- a CDS encoding tellurite resistance TerB family protein: MRKSNKPIAGYHLLMILSAVDGIIKPEEGLKVQEYMAEEFPFRLNLDDELEIIAQLTADQWKEHFEFHAKCFEEDSTEKERKDFIQFAKSLIKADNEVSDEEHQFYILLKNIWNLN; the protein is encoded by the coding sequence ATGAGAAAATCAAATAAACCAATTGCAGGTTATCATTTACTGATGATTTTGTCCGCTGTAGACGGCATTATCAAACCGGAAGAAGGTCTTAAAGTTCAGGAATATATGGCGGAAGAATTTCCGTTTCGTCTCAATCTGGATGACGAATTGGAAATCATTGCTCAATTAACAGCAGATCAATGGAAAGAACATTTCGAATTTCACGCAAAATGTTTCGAAGAAGATTCTACCGAGAAAGAAAGAAAAGACTTTATCCAATTTGCAAAATCCCTCATCAAAGCTGATAATGAAGTGAGCGATGAGGAACATCAATTTTACATATTATTAAAAAACATTTGGAACTTAAATTAA
- a CDS encoding BT_3928 family protein codes for MKAVLRYIVALIFIASGFVKAVDLKGFSFKLEEYFSPIVFNLPFLEKYALAFSIIVVVLELILGFMLLMKIKLKLTLYALIALCVFFGFLTFYSAYYNVVTDCGCFGDALKFTPWQSFWKDITLLALLVILAFLYRKREEDEKVRFGKLPLLGVFVLVMIFVMYRGIVHEPMIDFRAYSIGTDLAAEKQKIAQNPSEYKTFYSLKNSKTGEVKKVDQDEYINKEYWKDTAWQIEDGKTTSEISKKGYESEISKFKVEDTNGNPITDEILKEPKVVLVFTYKPKEADLELVKKTETKALTEKAKVYGITTQPNFYKQIPNYLMDEIAIKTIARSNPFVLILEKGKIVEKLGAKDYLD; via the coding sequence ATGAAAGCAGTTCTACGATATATTGTTGCACTTATATTTATTGCTTCCGGATTTGTAAAAGCTGTTGATTTGAAAGGGTTTTCTTTCAAATTAGAGGAATATTTTTCGCCAATTGTTTTCAATTTACCGTTTTTGGAAAAATATGCTTTGGCATTTTCAATTATTGTAGTTGTTCTGGAATTGATTCTTGGATTTATGTTATTGATGAAAATCAAGCTTAAACTAACACTTTATGCACTGATTGCACTTTGCGTTTTCTTTGGTTTTCTAACATTTTATTCAGCTTATTATAACGTTGTTACAGATTGTGGATGTTTCGGAGATGCGTTAAAATTCACGCCTTGGCAATCCTTCTGGAAAGATATTACGCTTCTTGCTTTATTAGTAATTCTTGCTTTTCTTTACAGAAAAAGAGAAGAAGATGAAAAGGTTAGATTTGGCAAATTACCATTGTTGGGCGTTTTTGTTTTAGTAATGATTTTCGTGATGTACCGAGGAATTGTACACGAACCGATGATAGATTTCCGAGCTTATTCTATCGGAACTGACTTAGCAGCTGAGAAGCAAAAAATTGCGCAAAATCCTTCTGAGTATAAAACTTTTTATTCACTTAAAAATTCTAAAACTGGCGAAGTTAAAAAAGTTGACCAAGACGAATATATCAATAAGGAATATTGGAAAGACACAGCTTGGCAAATTGAAGATGGAAAAACAACTTCTGAAATTTCGAAAAAAGGCTATGAATCAGAAATCTCGAAGTTCAAAGTAGAAGACACTAATGGAAATCCAATTACAGACGAAATTCTTAAGGAACCGAAAGTTGTTTTAGTGTTTACCTACAAACCAAAAGAAGCAGATTTAGAATTAGTTAAAAAAACAGAAACTAAAGCTTTGACAGAAAAAGCAAAAGTTTACGGAATCACTACTCAGCCGAATTTCTATAAACAAATCCCGAATTATCTAATGGACGAAATTGCCATCAAAACCATTGCGAGAAGCAATCCTTTTGTATTGATTCTAGAAAAGGGGAAAATAGTGGAGAAGTTGGGCGCAAAAGATTATTTGGATTAA
- a CDS encoding DUF2891 domain-containing protein yields MRFAVSFFLVSTVFINAQQKLELTTEMASKLASMPLKCINQEYPNKTAHVINTEKDAILTPKELHPSFYGCFDWHSSVHGHWMLLRLLRTVPYLENKDKIISILEESFSPEKIKEEASYFTKYQVAQNFERTYGWAWILKLDEELARWNHPKAKIWHQNLKPLTDEILRLWKAYLPKQTYPNRTGIHPNTAFAMSFAIDWARQVGDKSFEEELSAKAKIFYLNNVKTPAYLEPDGSDFFSPSLEIAELMSRILPQKDFEKWLNQFYEKRSLENIEQIPIISDVNDYQTVHLVGLSFSKAWAMKNIINALPEKNAIRKRFEISREKFIENSLPIIFQGNYGGDHWLASFAVYALTH; encoded by the coding sequence ATGCGATTCGCCGTTTCTTTTTTTCTAGTATCTACTGTCTTCATCAATGCTCAACAGAAATTGGAACTGACAACAGAAATGGCTAGCAAGCTTGCCTCGATGCCGTTGAAGTGTATCAATCAAGAGTATCCGAATAAAACTGCACACGTTATCAATACTGAGAAAGATGCGATTTTGACTCCAAAAGAACTGCATCCTAGTTTTTATGGTTGTTTTGATTGGCATAGCTCTGTCCACGGACATTGGATGCTGCTGAGATTATTGAGAACTGTTCCGTACTTGGAAAATAAAGATAAAATCATTTCTATCTTGGAGGAATCTTTTTCGCCTGAAAAAATAAAAGAAGAAGCGTCTTATTTTACCAAATATCAAGTGGCGCAGAATTTTGAAAGAACTTATGGTTGGGCTTGGATTCTGAAACTAGATGAAGAATTAGCAAGATGGAACCATCCAAAAGCTAAAATCTGGCATCAAAATTTAAAACCTTTGACAGATGAAATTCTGAGGCTTTGGAAAGCTTATTTACCCAAACAAACTTATCCTAACAGAACTGGCATCCATCCTAATACGGCATTTGCAATGAGTTTTGCAATAGATTGGGCAAGACAAGTTGGAGATAAATCATTTGAGGAAGAATTGTCTGCAAAAGCCAAGATTTTCTATTTGAATAATGTTAAAACACCAGCTTATCTGGAACCAGACGGTAGTGATTTCTTTTCGCCAAGTTTAGAAATTGCAGAATTGATGAGCAGAATTTTGCCTCAGAAAGACTTTGAAAAATGGCTAAATCAGTTTTATGAAAAAAGAAGTCTTGAAAACATTGAACAAATTCCTATCATAAGTGATGTTAATGACTATCAAACCGTTCATCTTGTGGGATTATCATTTTCGAAAGCTTGGGCGATGAAAAATATTATCAATGCATTACCGGAAAAGAATGCCATTAGAAAGCGATTTGAGATTTCAAGGGAAAAATTCATAGAAAACTCATTACCAATTATTTTTCAAGGCAATTATGGCGGCGATCATTGGTTAGCAAGCTTCGCTGTCTACGCTTTGACTCATTAA
- a CDS encoding GEVED domain-containing protein: MKKTLLGLAFVALPMFGFAQTYFSDNFDDEDISDWTLYDQDGDGYNWETVNLGTGYTGAIASYSYDNASSSALTPNNYIVSPAINLSTATSAILKFKVKAQDPDWAAETYSVYVATTNTVAGLLATTPLLTENAASNGAGGVFYTKTIDLSAFAGQSQVYIAFRHYNSTDMFSIHIDDVSVAAAPTTAPGCAALTSPANGATNLAYLSQTLSWTAPTTGVADSYDVYLDKNTDPTTLVSTVSGTSYTAANLDPSSTYYWKVVAKNATGSATGCTVYSFTTMAPTYCTAGATSTSFEKISNVTFANINKNSTATAGYEDFTSTIGNVTAGQTYTFTASFTGTSYDQDHVLVWIDFNNDKDFNDAGEQVLVTATKKSPWTGSITIPAGATATTTRMRVRLNDSGSSTSNITPCGTSTFGQVEDYTLNIGALSVSDVNKADNIKAYPNPVKDVLKLEAAGNIKSVKVFDTTGKQIMTKELNEAKSQIDLSKLGTGVYVVTTTLADGTTTSTKVIKE; the protein is encoded by the coding sequence ATGAAAAAAACTTTACTCGGGCTTGCCTTTGTGGCTTTACCAATGTTTGGTTTCGCCCAAACTTACTTTTCAGACAATTTCGATGATGAAGATATCTCAGACTGGACTCTTTATGATCAAGATGGAGATGGTTACAACTGGGAAACTGTTAATCTAGGAACTGGTTACACTGGTGCTATTGCCTCATATTCTTATGACAATGCCTCATCATCAGCTTTAACTCCTAATAATTACATCGTTTCACCAGCTATTAATCTTTCTACTGCGACTTCTGCAATACTTAAATTCAAAGTAAAAGCACAAGATCCAGATTGGGCAGCAGAAACCTATTCGGTTTATGTAGCAACGACGAATACCGTTGCAGGACTTTTAGCAACGACTCCGCTGCTTACAGAAAACGCAGCTTCTAATGGTGCTGGTGGTGTATTTTACACAAAAACAATTGATTTAAGCGCATTTGCTGGTCAATCGCAGGTTTACATTGCTTTCAGACACTATAATTCGACAGATATGTTCTCGATTCATATCGATGATGTAAGTGTTGCAGCAGCGCCTACTACCGCTCCTGGCTGTGCAGCATTAACTTCTCCAGCAAATGGAGCAACAAATCTTGCTTATCTTTCTCAAACATTATCATGGACAGCTCCAACTACAGGCGTTGCAGATTCTTATGATGTTTATCTAGACAAAAACACAGACCCTACAACATTAGTAAGCACTGTTTCTGGAACATCTTATACGGCAGCTAACTTAGATCCATCTTCCACATACTACTGGAAAGTGGTTGCTAAGAATGCAACAGGTTCCGCAACTGGATGTACAGTATATTCATTTACAACTATGGCGCCAACCTATTGTACTGCAGGTGCAACATCTACAAGCTTTGAGAAGATCTCTAATGTTACATTTGCTAACATCAACAAGAATTCTACCGCTACTGCCGGATATGAAGATTTTACTTCGACCATTGGAAATGTAACCGCAGGACAGACGTATACCTTCACTGCAAGTTTCACAGGTACATCTTATGATCAAGATCACGTTTTAGTATGGATTGACTTTAATAATGATAAGGATTTTAATGATGCTGGTGAACAGGTTTTGGTTACAGCTACTAAAAAGTCACCTTGGACGGGAAGTATTACAATTCCAGCCGGAGCTACTGCTACTACCACTCGTATGAGAGTTAGATTGAATGACTCAGGTTCTTCAACGTCAAACATCACACCTTGCGGAACATCTACATTTGGACAAGTTGAAGATTACACTTTGAATATTGGAGCACTATCTGTTTCAGATGTTAATAAGGCAGATAACATAAAGGCTTATCCAAACCCAGTGAAAGATGTTCTTAAGCTTGAGGCTGCTGGAAATATCAAGTCTGTAAAAGTATTTGATACCACAGGAAAACAAATTATGACAAAAGAACTGAATGAAGCTAAATCTCAAATTGATCTAAGCAAATTAGGAACTGGAGTTTACGTTGTAACTACCACTTTGGCTGACGGTACTACTACTTCCACCAAAGTCATCAAAGAATAA